One part of the Vitis riparia cultivar Riparia Gloire de Montpellier isolate 1030 chromosome 15, EGFV_Vit.rip_1.0, whole genome shotgun sequence genome encodes these proteins:
- the LOC117932026 gene encoding uncharacterized protein LOC117932026: MPRAPREESSDSTHFSSKRRRDRRSQLSGAIRARLGPQQPGRPKPPANTTRGVHHDPTVTPIPQNVLSHHDPLVTPMVQNVPPHQAVRSIGKNPPNEPPIGSISKRLDDMLSTPFCSHIIHYEPPRGFLVPKFSTYDGCSDPFDHIMHYRQLMTLDIGNDPLLCKVFPASLQGQALSWFHRLPPNSVDNFRDLSEAFLGQYLCSARHKQNISTLQNIKMKDNESLREFVKRFGQAVLQVEACSMDAVLQIFKRSICPGTPFFESLAKKPPVTMDDLFRRANKYSMLEDDVRAATQQVLVAGQPSKGNIEGSVKLPDRPRPSDRRQEGPGRSEMPPLTPLSITYEKLLPMIQSMSDFRWPRPLGSDPSRRDHSKKCAYHKEHGHTTETCRSLQYLVERLIKAGHLRQYLRSDARDRDASRSRDSGAPTVPATPKAVINYINGGPSDEEINSKRKRQKLLREAMVRERVNSIRPRITGGSPHPIDGTITFPPVDPTRILRPHRDALILSLRIDKFDVRRILVDPGSSADLVQASVVSHMGHNLVGLENPGRILSGFNGASTISLGDIVLPVQAGPITLNVQFSVVQDLSPFNIILGRTWLHDMKVIPSTYHHMVSFLTEGGQINLYGSQLAARQYYQIAREFGTSQENEPLPESTHALDQ; encoded by the coding sequence ATGCCTCGAGCTCCCCGTGAAGAGAGCTCAGATTCCACTCATTTCTCGTCAAAGAGACGGCGTGACAGAAGATCCCAGTTATCGGGCGCTATACGTGCGAGACTAGGACCCCAGCAGCCTGGCAGGCCCAAGCCACCAGCAAACACCACAAGGGGAGTGCACCATGACCCTACGGTCACCCCCATACCACAAAACGTTCTCTCGCACCATGACCCCTTGGTCACCCCCATGGTGCAGAACGTTCCACCGCACCAAGCGGTACGATCCATTGGGAAAAATCCCCCGAACGAGCCACCCATCGGCTCTATTAGCAAAAggctggatgacatgctctccacgcctttctgCTCTCATATCATTCATTACGAGCCCCCAAGGGGGTTCCTCGTACCAAAGTTCTCCACGTACGATGGGTGCAGTGACCCcttcgaccatatcatgcattatcgGCAGCTCATGACCCTCGATATAGGCAACGATCCGCTGCTGTGCAAGGTATTCCCTGCCAGTCTACAAGGACAGGCCCTCTCATGGTTCCATCGCCTACCTCCTAACTCGGTGGACAATTTCAGAGACCTTTCAGAAGCTTTTCTAGGACAATACCTGTGCTCCGCTCGGCATAAACAGAACATCAGCACCttgcaaaatataaaaatgaaggataatGAATCCTTGAGGGAATTCGTGAAACGATTTGGCCAAGCCGTCCTACAAGTGGAAGCTTGCAGCATGGACGCTGTCCTACAGATCTTCAAGCGAAGCATCTGTCCAGGCACTCCATTTTTTGAATCACTAGCTAAGAAACCTCCCGTGACGATGGACGATTTGTTTCGACGTGCGAACAAATATTCCATGCTTGAGGATGACGTACGGGCAGCCACCCAGCAAGTATTGGTTGCCGGACAGCCGTCCAAAGGGAATATAGAAGGAAGCGTTAAACTTCCGGACAGGCCAAGGCCATCCGATCGAAGGCAAGAAGGGCCAGGCCGCTCGGAAATGCCACCCCTCACACCACTCTCTATAACTTATGAGAAGCTTCTCCCTATGATCCAAAGCATGTCCGATTTCAGGTGGCCCAGACCCCTCGGATCGGACCCATCCAGGAGAGATCACAGCAAAAAATGCGCTTACCACAAGGAGCATGGCCATACTACGGAGACGTGCAGAAGCCTCCAGTATTTGGTGGAAAGGCTTATAAAGGCGGGACATTTAAGGCAATACCTCCGCTCAGATGCCAGAGATAGAGACGCCTCCCGGAGCCGCGACTCTGGAGCCCCCACGGTTCCAGCCACCCCCAAAGCCGTTATAAACTACATCAATGGAGGTCCGTCGGATGAAGAGATAAATTCCAAACGAAAGAGGCAAAAATTATTACGAGAGGCAATGGTACGTGAGCGCGTCAACTCCATCCGACCTAGGATAACTGGAGGAAGCCCTCACCCCATAGACGGAACAATCACTTTTCCACCAGTAGACCCCACACGGATATTACGTCCGCACCGCGACGCCCTCATTCTATCCTTAAGGATAGACAAATTCGATGTAAGACGCATCTTAGTTGACCCAGGCAGCTCAGCTGACCTGGTACAAGCATCAGTCGTAAGCCACATGGGACATAATTTAGTCGGTCTCGAAAACCCTGGGAGAATCCTGTCCGGATTCAACGGGGCATCAACCATTTCCTTAGGAGATATTGTGCTACCAGTTCAAGCCGGCCCAATCACTCTCAACGTCCAATTTTCGGTGGTACAAGATTTGTCACCCTTCAATATTATCTTGGGGCGCACATGGCTGCACGACATGAAAGTCATCCCCTCTACATATCATCATATGGTAAGTTTTCTTACTGAGGGTGGGCAAATCAACCTGTACGGCAGCCAGCTAGCTGCTCGCCAATACTACCAGATAGCAAGAGAATTCGGGACCAGTCAAGAGAATGAACCTCTCCCTGAGTCCACGCACGCACTCGACCAATAG